From the Molothrus ater isolate BHLD 08-10-18 breed brown headed cowbird chromosome 25, BPBGC_Mater_1.1, whole genome shotgun sequence genome, one window contains:
- the DSTYK gene encoding dual serine/threonine and tyrosine protein kinase, which yields MEGEEAPSWRGPGGAVRELCRSFGHYNRHLARLQHNLRETKRFFRDVKFSQGHPFASAPAGDGPRFAWDGDEGPGDGGPSPVSFPQHEEEQLQRSVSWRPCLLILGQNCRAKGRLLNTLLGQELLPTPGTGTKELLPTPGTATKELLPAAGAGTKELLPGADTAELLSIPGPGTVTEELLSTPGTVTKELLPTPRAGMGTEELLPTPGTGTEELLPIAEAATEELLPMAGTEELLATPMAGTEELLPTPGAAGTGTEQRCRRRRVRFTHGARPRLSLALPGQFELVQALVAHSGHWDTIPEQDLQVPGDAEDPAQRVAELEVVLPCALLKEVDIVVAPCRGFQSAESTLAEFVNQVLPVVTFAISEPQLSPSDQAELREIKQKFSLPIFFLRIPEAGSELSSPKNPPKDNKSPLHLQLLDLEYLSPSSPCGCGVPGSSMLVEQLEKLRLLSSFSRQVLQQHLVEAATRLSEVHGRCLNIFINQAFDMQRDLQITPKRLEYTRRKENELYESLMGIANRKQEEMKEMIVDTLGNMKEELLEDAASMEFRDIIIPESGEPVSSKDIKRCIQQIQELIISRLNQAVANKLISSVDYLRESFVGTLERCLKSLEESWEGPVHPPRGLEKPREGAVHITSNYLKQILNAAYHVEVTFHSGSTVTRMLWEQIKQIIQRITWVSPPAITSDWKRKVAQDAIESLSASKLAKSICSQFRTRLNSSHEAFAASLRQLEDGHSGRLERTEDLWLRVRKEHAPRLARLSLESRSLQDVLLHGKPKLGRELGRGQYGVVYLCDSWGGHFPCALKSVVPPDEKHWNDLALEFHYMRSLQSHERLVHLHGSVIDYGYGGGSSIAVLLIMERLHRDLYTGLKAGLELEPRLQIALDVVEGIRYLHSQGLVHRDIKLKNVLLDKKNRAKITDLGFCKPEAMMSGSIVGTPIHMAPELFTGKYDNSVDVYAFGILFWYLCSGHVKLPEAFERCASKDHLWNNVRRGVRPERLPVFDEECWQLMEACWDGDSSQRPLLGIVQPMLQGIMDRLCRAPSEHPNKGLDDST from the exons ATGGAGGGCGAGGAGGCCCCGTCATGGCGGGGTCccggcggggccgtgcgggaGCTCTGCCGCTCCTTCGGCCACTACAACCGGCACCTGGCGCGGCTGCAGCACAACCTGCGAGAAACCAAGAGGTTCTTCCGCGACGTCAAGTTCTCCCAGGGACATCCCTTCGCCTCGGCGCCTGCCGGTGACGGCCCCCGCTTCgcctgggatggggatgagggtCCCGGGGACGGCG GCCCCAGCCCGGTGTCGTTCCCCCAACAcgaggaggagcagctgcagcgcTCGGTGAGCTGGAGGCCCTGCCTGCTGATCCTGGGCCAGAACTGCCGTGCCAAGGGCCGCCTGCTCAACAccctgctgggccaggagctgctgcccaccccCGGCACTGGcaccaaggagctgctgcccactcctggcactgccaccaaggagctgctgcctgctgctggggctggcaccaaggagctgctgcccggtgctgacactgcagagctgctttccatcCCTGGGCCTGGCACTGTCACCGAAGAGCTGCTTTCCACCCCTGGGACTGTcaccaaggagctgctgcccacccccagggctggcatgggcactgaggagctgctgcccaccccTGGGACTGGCACCGAGGAGCTCCTGCCCATTGCTGAGGCTGccactgaggagctgctgcccatggctggcACCGAGGAGCTGCTTGCCACCCCTATGGCTGGCAccgaggagctgctgcccacccctggggctgctggcacaggcaccGAGCAGCGCTGCCGGCGCCGCCGGGTGCGCTTCACGCACGGGGCGCGGCCGCggctgagcctggcactgcccggGCAGTTTGAGCTGGTGCAGGCGCTGGTGGCACACAGCGGGCACTGGGACACCATCCCCGAGCAGGACCTGCAGGTGCCAGGGGACGCCGAGGATCCCGCAcagagggtggcagagctggaggtggtGCTGCCCTGCGCGCTGCTCAAG gaaGTGGACATCGTGGTGGCTCCATGCCGAGGCTTCCAGTCAGCTGAGTCCACCCTGGCCGAGTTTGTGAACCAGGTTCTGCCCGTTGTCACCTTTGCCATCAGCGagccccagctgtccccatcGGACCAGGCAGAGCTTCGggaaatcaaacaaaaattctCCCTCCCCATCTTCTTCCTGCGAATCCCCGAGGCCGGCAGCGAGCTGAGCTCTCCCAAAAACCCCCCCAAGGACAACAAATCCCctctgcacctgcagctgctggatcTGGAATACctgagcccctccagcccctgcgGCTGCGGCGTTCCCGGCTCCTCCAtgctggtggagcagctggagaagctgaggctgctgagctccttctccaggcaggtgctgcagcagcacctggtgGAGGCAGCCACGAGGCTGAGCGAGGTCCACGGGCGCTGCCTCAACATCTTCATCAACCAGGCCTTCGACATGCAGAGGGACCTGCAGATCACCCCCAAGAGGTTGGAGTACACGCGCAGGAAGGAGAACGAGCTCTACGAGTCGCTGATGGGCATCGCCAACCGcaagcaggaggagatgaaggAGATGATCGTGGACACCCTGGGCAATAtgaaggaggagctgctggaggatgcTGCCAGCATGGAGTTCAGAG acaTCATCATTCCCGAGAGCGGCGAGCCCGTCAGTTCCAAGGACATCAAGCGCTGCATCCAGCAGATCCAGGAGCTGAtcatctccaggctgaaccaGGCTGTGGCCAACAAACTGATCAGCTCCGTGGATTACCTGAGGGAGAGCTTCGTGGGCACCCTGGAGCGCTGCCTCAAGAGCCTGGAGGAGTCCTGGGAGGGCCCCGTGCACCCGCCCCGGGGGCTGGAGAAACCCCGCGAGGGAGCCGTGCACATCACCAGCAACTATCTCAAACAG atCCTGAATGCAGCCTATCACGTGGAGGTCACGTTCCACTCGGGTTCAACGGTGACCAGGATGCTGTGGGAACAGATCAAACAG ATAATCCAGCGGATCACGTGGGTCAGCCCCCCGGCCATCACCAGCGACTGGAAGAGGAAGGTGGCCCAGGACGCCATCGAGAGCCTCAGCGCCTCCAAGCTGGCCAAGAGCATCTGCAGCCAGTTCCGCACGCGCCTCAACAGCTCCCACGAGGCCTTCGCCGCCTCCCTGCGCCAG CTGGAGGACGGCCACTCGGGCCGGCTGGAGCGCACCGAGGACCTGTGGCTGAGGGTGAGGAAGGAGCACGCGCCCCGGCTGGCCCGGCTCTCCCTGGAGAGCAGATCCCTGCAGGACGTGCTGCTGCACG GGAAGCCcaagctgggcagggagctgggccgAGGCCAGTATGGGGTGGTGTACCTGTGTGACAGCTGGGGGGGACACTTCCCCTGCGCCCTCAAATCCGTCGTCCCTCCGGATGAGAAGCACTGGAACGACCTGGCACTGGAATTTCACTACATGAG GTCCCTGCAGTCCCACGAGAGGCTGGTGCACCTGCATGGCTCCGTTATTGATTATGGCTATGGAGGAGGCTCCagcattgctgtgctgctgatcaTGGAGAGGCTGCACAGGGACCTCTACACGGGGCTGAAG gctgggctggaattggaGCCACGGTTGCAGATTGCGTTGGATGTGGTGGAAGGGATCCGGtacctgcacagccagggcttgGTGCACAGGGACATCAAACTCAAAAATGTCCTG ctGGACAAAAAGAATAGGGCCAAAATCACAGATTTGGGGTTCTGCAAACCTGAGGCGATGATGTCTGGCAGCATCGTGGGCACCCCCATCCACATGGCTCCCGAGCTCTTCACAG ggaaataCGACAATTCCGTGGATGTTTATGCCTTTGGGATCCTGTTCTGGTACCTCTGCTCGGGCCACGTGAAGTTACCTGAGGCTTTTGAGAGGTGTGCAAGCAAAGATCACCTGTGGAACAACGTCAGGAGAG